CCCTTCGTCGCTACCGAAGGCCCATTCGCTCGGCTCCAAAATGGCATGACCTCCGCTCGCCTATCGCCGCCTCTTGGTTTCAACTTTCGAAGTTTGGGACTGCGGGAGCCGAACACTCACCGCCCATTCCTCCAAGATCTCAGACGAGATTCTTCTCTTCCTGTAAGTTCGATCCATTCCTCCCTCTTGGTTGATCTCCTGTTCCTACGTGATGCAATTTCTCTTCGGTGCATTCTTTTCTTTCCTGCGAAACTTTGACATGATCTGCCGAAAATAATCTTGCAAGAATCCAATTTCCGCCCCAATCAATCTCGCCGTAGATTGACGCTCCCCTTTGTATCTGGATGTTTCTTGCAGGGATTCCGGCAGAAAAGCTCTGATCCTTGGGTTGGTGTTCCTGACCTTCGTGGCCGTGCAGGCCACTTGTTCGACGCAATGCCTCCGAAGGTCACCAAGCGCTGGGTGCCGGTCAACCGGGTGGAGGGAGCGCCCTgcgggggcgggggaggcgACCCTGCCACCGCACGCCGCAGGGTGCTCCCAGACGCGCCCCTGCACCACCGCTTGGTGCCCCCGAAGAACACCACACCACCGAAGGGCACCATGCGGTGGGTGCCGGTCAACCGGGCCGGTGGAACGGCGGCATCACGCGGGCGCGAGGGAGGCGTCCCTGACGCTGACCGCCTCAGCGCGCTCCCGGACGCGCTCCTGCACCACATCATGTCGTTCCTCAAGGCATGGGAGGTGGTGCGGACCTGCGTGCTATCGTGGCGGTGGCGCCACCTCTGGGCGTCCGCGCCGTGCATTGACCTCCGTATCCGTGGCGACGACAATGGCAATACGCCAGAGGACTTCCCTGACTTTGTGCGCCACCTTTTCCGCCGCCGGGAGGTGTCAGCAAAGCTGGACACGGTTCATCTGCGGTCGAGCGATGATGCCGGTGCACATGATGTCAGGTTGTGGATCCGTACTGCGATCAAGCAGGGGGCTCGAGTTATCCATCTTGTTGGGCATCGAAAGGAGCATTGGCTTCGTGGTAGCAGCCTTGCAGTGCTTGAGCATGCATCATTTGTCTCTTGCCACCTCAAGATCTTGAAGCTGTCCTATGCCCTGATTGATGAAAACATCCTCAGGCAGCTTTCATCTCATTGCCTGTCTTTGGAAGAACTGAATCTTAAAGATTGCTTGATCACTGGCCATGAGATTTCATCTGCCTCTCTGAAGGTCTTGACCATGTTCAAGTGCCAGATCAATGTGAACCTGTCTATCTCTGCTCCAAACCTTGTAGTGCTGCGCTGCATCTCACCAATAACCCAAGCTCCATCATTTGAGAACATGGGGTTTCTTGTCACAGGCACTATAATACTTGATGATTATGCCTTCGGTGATGATTTTGAAGACATCAGCAAGTATGAACGTGATGCAACCACTGATGAAGACGATGATTGTAGTGATAGCAATTGGAAGAACAAGACTCGATATGGATTTGGTGCTCCTCTAGAAGGATATGGGCTTGGTTACAAGGATGATTATGGCTATGGTAGTGACATTGAAAGTGATGGCAACACATTTGAATATAGTGAGATTGCAATCGATTGTGATGAGTATGGCATCAATGGTGATGGCCACAATTCTACTATGGATGGTAACCGTCAGATCTCTGGTGAAAACTCTGGATGCAATGATAACAAAATTAAAGGTGGCCATAATGTTCTTCAGAGCCTTTCGAATGCTACAAGTTTGGAGCTGTTGGCTGATGCTGGAGAGGTATAGCTATAACTGCTTTCCGCTGTTTTCTATATCTGGCTTTTAGtatgtatttttattttcccaAGTATGTTGTCAAAATAATTTGGCGGAACAGTCTATACCTTCTGTTAGTGATACCCAGTTTAGGTTTCACCAGATCGCAGAATCTCCAATCCACAGATTTTGCACATTTACTCTTTAGTGGGGTGCGTCACACCATCACCTGATTTCCTATTCACGGCTGACTTAGGAAACAGTCCAGATAAAGAGGATAATCATTTTCCATCAGTGTAGTGCTTATTCGATTGCCTACTGAAAGCATGTTGCTCTGAGAGAGCGCTATTCATTGTTTGATATtattgcatgtttgaaatagaTGCTATTATGAATTAGCACAGAATAGGTCTTATGGATCTTGTTCCTTGACACTAGTATACTGGACAATTCTCATTTGCACATTCATACTAGAAAATAAATTTGCATCTCCTACTTTGTTAATGGCGAAACTTCTTTGGCAATATATCACtgtgtttttcttcttttcttttctgtgtGTTGACTAATTTGGTTGTAGATTCTTATGAAGGTTTATTCGATTACTTTTATTATTTACTGAAAACTCATTTTTGGGTATGTAGGTGATTCTGACTAGAGAACTAAAAAGGTGCCCAAGTTTTAGCAACCTGAAGACATTATCCCTTGGTGAATGGTCTATGGATGCTGGCTTTGATGCATTAGTGTTCTTGCTGCAGCATTCACCTAATCTGGAGAGGCTTTTTCTTGAACTTAAATTGGTATGAACTTTTACATAATCTTGATTGTGTTTTGTACTTGAGCTTTGAGTGTCTGGGCTCATGTTTACTAACAATTGTGCTGTGTTCTGCAAAAAGAACTTCAACAACAAGAAGCCGTTGGTTAGCAGTGTGAAACCAAAGGAAAAATCATTTGCCTGCAAACACCTTCAATTGGTGAAGATTAAATGCTCCAAGGATGATGCAAGAGTCCATAAGCTGGCGCATTTGTTCAGGACTAATGGTATATCAGTTGATAAGATTTTTGTTCGTCGGACTGGGAGTGCCTGTAAGTCATTGCTTCTCCTTGTATATCTATTACAGTGCCAATGTCTTTTTTTGTCCAAGAAAATCAAAGTACTTTAGTTGCCTGTAGCTTGTCCATGAAAGTTTAAATATGATGGTTGGTCGTTTGATGTTTTTCTCCAGACTATTCTTTTGTGAACTATACAGATGAGCTATTCTGTGAACTCAAAACTTTGTTTTTTGTGCTTGACCTTAATCTATGTACTCATCTACTCTGATAGTTATAACAGATCTCCGTGGCAAGAAGTTAATGAAGGATCTTGCCAGGCTCGAACTGGAGTTCTGGGGGGAAGTAATGCCCACTTGTCCTGTTTAATCGGCATTGTGTCTTATTATGTGCAATGAGCCCAATCGTTTTTGTTTCAGCAAACATGTGGTTTGCAACAAATCATGGATTTCAGGATGCACTGATCATGCTTTTTGAAACTGTGGTGCAACCTCGGATGCCTCTTTTGGGGTAACATTCCAAACGTGTTGGAACCCCTCTTATCTTCTCTAGTGGATGAGTTAAGACCTTCTGCATAGTGCCTTTAACTCTGCTTTGGATCGTAATGAGTAAAACCACTATTTGCTCGAGAGTTTCAATGGGTTGCAGGCTTGACTGCGTTGTGCTTGTTTTCCAGTATTTTGAATCCTGTGGTTGCCTTTATGAGAGATTCTAAAGATCATATATGCAGCTTTGCTGCATTGCAAATCGTGATGAAGCATTCCCTATCCTCTAATTCATGACAGTGGACAATGTGGTAGCAGATATAATCATAGGAATCCAAATTCAGCTGTGGACTGATGGCTCACACAGCTGTCTAGACGCATGTAAGCTAACGCTAAAGGTGCTTGGATATCGACTAGGAAGTGAGAGTATATGGATGCATCCGTGCAATGTATTCTTCACTGCACATAATCTACGTGAATTCCGTTAAGATTATTGCATAAACAGGGTGGATTGGATGTAATAACTACAGAGAACTGACCAATACAATACATACAAACCGTGTCACGCAACTTGACCTAATCCAACAGTTAGAGATCGAAACGGGCACAAACCTACCGAGTTTTGCCATCCCAAACCCATGCCCACGAATATAAACCTGTCTTCTAAAAAACCCGTGACCCATCATGGGTTAATTTTATGCCAAACCTATACCCATCGGGTTAATGGGTCCTCACGGGTCGCCCGTGGATACTAAAGCAAGCAACCAAAAACAATtatcatacatacatatacattCACAATTTAATTTATATGCATGCGACATATATCTATCTGTACCTATACTAATCACAGAGACTCTCTAGAAAACCCCATGTTAAtcggagaaaaagaaaaatatccgATCATCCATCCACCATGGGTCTGATTTATAACGGTTTAGATCAAAAGGATCTCCCCACCATATTATGTTTGGAAACTAAATAGCGACCAACAGCAAAGAAGACTTAAAAAAATTGGATATAGACGCTCGGACTCTTGCTGTCTTGCATGCATGTTTGGCTGGTTCtttccaaaccaacagagaAGGCAAGTCCTTTTGCCAGACCATGCCTAAAATAGAATTTATCCCTGCATCTGCAATGGCAACAAATTATACGAGTTGGGATAAAAAGGAAATTAACATAAACTGCCAACGTGGCCACATATGGTCTACCAATCAACAAGAGTTGCCTTTTTCCATCCAGAAGCCTTAAATATTTTGCTTCGTCTACTGCAGACCGATGCAGCAGGAAGATGCGCGTGCACAGAAAAATCCAAGCGATAG
The genomic region above belongs to Setaria italica strain Yugu1 chromosome VI, Setaria_italica_v2.0, whole genome shotgun sequence and contains:
- the LOC101775997 gene encoding uncharacterized protein LOC101775997, yielding MTSARLSPPLGFNFRSLGLREPNTHRPFLQDLRRDSSLPGFRQKSSDPWVGVPDLRGRAGHLFDAMPPKVTKRWVPVNRVEGAPCGGGGGDPATARRRVLPDAPLHHRLVPPKNTTPPKGTMRWVPVNRAGGTAASRGREGGVPDADRLSALPDALLHHIMSFLKAWEVVRTCVLSWRWRHLWASAPCIDLRIRGDDNGNTPEDFPDFVRHLFRRREVSAKLDTVHLRSSDDAGAHDVRLWIRTAIKQGARVIHLVGHRKEHWLRGSSLAVLEHASFVSCHLKILKLSYALIDENILRQLSSHCLSLEELNLKDCLITGHEISSASLKVLTMFKCQINVNLSISAPNLVVLRCISPITQAPSFENMGFLVTGTIILDDYAFGDDFEDISKYERDATTDEDDDCSDSNWKNKTRYGFGAPLEGYGLGYKDDYGYGSDIESDGNTFEYSEIAIDCDEYGINGDGHNSTMDGNRQISGENSGCNDNKIKGGHNVLQSLSNATSLELLADAGEVILTRELKRCPSFSNLKTLSLGEWSMDAGFDALVFLLQHSPNLERLFLELKLNFNNKKPLVSSVKPKEKSFACKHLQLVKIKCSKDDARVHKLAHLFRTNGISVDKIFVRRTGSAYLRGKKLMKDLARLELEFWGEVMPTCPV